In the Haloarcula salinisoli genome, CGAGACCAACCTCCAGCGGATCGGGAACAGCCCCCACACGAGGTTTCCAGTGATTGGAAACGACCCGACGGACTTCCGAGGCATCGTCTACGTCCCTTCGGTCGTCGATGCGATAGACGAGTTGCGACGTGGCGAGGTCACCGTCGAGGATATCGCCGCGGCCCCGATGACCATCCCCAGCGACACGCCGATAAGCGACGCCGTCGACCGGTTTCAGGACGAACACCAGGAACTCGCGCTCGTGTTCGAGGAAACCGAAGCCAATATCCTCGGGCTGGTGACCGCGACAGACGCACTCGAAGCGATAATGGGAGAAATCGAAGACCCCCTCGATATCCAACGTCGGGAGTGACACCTTCGAGCCGAAAGAGGCTTGAGTATGAATATGATATGAATATGTATGACTCAAGGCAAGGAGCGTAAAATTGGTCAACGGGGGCAAGTCACGCTGCCGAAAGAACTACGAGAGAAACTGGGTATCCACGGAGGTGACGAGGTACTGGTCCACGAGGAAGACGGGAAAATCATCATCGAAAGGCCCCTGTCCCGTGAGGAACTCGCTGAGGGATACCGGCGACGCGCAGCGGAATCCGAAGCCATCGCCGAGGAGATGGACAGTGTCTCACGCGAGGCCGACGAGTACCTCGGTGATATCCCTGAGTGGTAATCTATGGACGTTCGCCGTGGAGACATCGTCATTGTTTCGCTCGACCCGACGGAAGGTTCCGAGCAACGGGGAACACGACCCTGTCTGGTCGTGCAAAACGACATCGGGAACGAGAACGCACCGACGACTATCATCGTTCCGCTAACGACCTCGCGAGGGGACGACCTGTATCCGTTCGAGGTATATATCTCGGCAGCGCAGTCCCCACTTCGAGAGGATTCGGTGGCTCTCTGTAGTCAGATTCGCACGGTTTCGGTCGACCATCGTATCAAAACCGATATCGGCTCCGTCCCTGAGTCTCGTATGGACGAAGTCGATGAGGCGCTCGAATACAGCCTCGGTCTGAAGGAAGTCTAGCGGGACTCCCGTTGCTCGACCTTGTTCAGCTCGATGAGCAGGCGAAAGGTTGCCTTCACGAGGTTGGCGTCGACGTCGAACCGTTCTGCGTTCTCGCCGGCGCGGTCCATGACGGCCTGTTCCTGTGACTCGTCGGTCGTCGGGAGTCCCTGCTCCTGCTTGACCTCTGCGATAGTGTCGGCGACGTAGGTCCGCTGGGCGATTTTCTCGACGATTTCACGGTCGATAGTGCGTATCTCCTCGCGCAGTTCATCCAGTGACATCTCTTCGGGGTTCGAGCTCATTGTGTCTGTGTTCCCTCCGTTTGCGTGGTCGTCAACAAGGTTCTGCCGGGTCGTTCGTCCCAGTACTCCCTGACCTGTTCGAGCGCCTGGCGGTCGCCGACGGCGGTAAAGGACGGGCCGGTCCCCGACAGCGAGACGCCCTCGACCTGCGAGATACCCTCGACTATCGGCTCGGTGTCGAAGCCAAGCGCGGCACAGAAGGCCAGTCCGTTGACGGTCATGGCGCGCTGGTAGTCGCCGTCCAGCGCCAGGTCCTCGACGAGCCGGGCCATCGGCGCAATCTGCCGGCAGCGGTCGACGTCCGCGTCCGCCGAGAAAGACTGCTCCGGGGGCGTCCAGACGAGGACGTCCCAGTCCACTTCCTCCCGGGCCAGCAGGTCGTCGCTCTCGTTGTCGGTGACTGTGACACCGCCCAGCATCGACGCAGAGGCGTCGTCGAACGCGCCCGTTATCGTGACACCGACGTCGCGGGCGGCCATCACCCCCAGCCGCGCCATGTCCTCGCGGGTCATCCGGTCGGTGGCCTCGAGCGCGGAAAGCGTCGCCATCACTGTGGCGTTCGCGGCCGCGCTCGAACTCTTCAGCCCGGAGGCCATCGGCACCTCGCTCTCGGTTCGGACCGTCCCCCCCGATACCGCGGGCATCCCCACGGCCCCGCCGTGGGCGTCGATGACGTACTCGACGCAGCGCTCGACGAGGCGCGTATCGGCGTCGGGCGCCCCCGCGACCTCGCCGGTCACGTCCTCACGCTCCGTGGACAGTTCCACGGTCGCAGTGGTGTACTCGTCGATAGCGAACGCCGAGCCCCGTCCCGTCGCCAGCGCGTTCAGAACCGTTCCGGCCGCCGGCGCTCGTGCTTGCCCTTCCATCGGTCATTGGTCTCGCCCGCCGGTATTTACCATCTGCGGTAGTGACTACCCGTCTGTCGACGAGACCGCCCGCCGGGGCCGTCGCTCCGGACGAACCGCGCGGCGAGCGAGCAGGAACCCAATCCGACAGCGCGCCGTTTTTGCCACCGGAGGGTGAACTACTCTGTATGACCAACCGTTCGGACATCCCGCCCGAAACCGTCTCGGTGGAGCTAACCGAGGACGGCATCGCCGTGGAGTACCTCGACGGCCGGACCGCCTTCTACCACGGCGTCCCCACCAAAGCCGAGGAGAGCGTGACCACGGCACCGGGCAAGGACACGCACGTGCTCATCACCGACAAGACCGAAACGTCGGGTGTCATGGTCTACGTCAACGACCTCCGGACCCACGACGACATCATCGAGAAGAGCGGCGTCGGCCGCGTCATCTTAGAGGACGGCGAGGAGGACGAACTGTTCCCCGGCGTCACGGTCACAGACCACCAGATGCGCGTCGAGGTGACCGTCGACTACGACGTGACCGACGGCCGCGTGTTCGTCTTCGAAGAAGACGAAATGGGCGAGCGCAGTTTCGAGATAGTGCCGGCCGAATAGACGAGAATCCGGCGAGGGGATTGTGGAGGTCGCTTGGCGGGGGGTAGCGTTATTATTTCTCCCCTTCTTTTGACGTATAATGGGCGTGCAGTTCCCGTTCGTCTCGGGTCTGATGTTCGGGGCTACGGCGTTGATACTGGCGGCTGCGGCCGTCGCCTATCGACACGACTCGGTACCCGGAACGAGGATGTTCGTCGTGTTCATGTGCTGTGCGGCCCTCTGGGCCGTGACCTACGGAACCCAGCTATTGTTCACAGGGCTCGACGTACAGCTGTTCTGGACGAACCTGCAGTACCCCGCCGGCCTCTTTACGTGTATTACCTTCGGCATCTTCGTGTTGCACTATACGGGTCGTGAGCACAGACTGACGCGGACACGGCTGGCGGTCGCGTCGGTGCTCCCGGCGGTCACGTCGGTCGCTGTCTGGGTCCCAGGCTACCAGTGGCTCGTGTGGCGGGAGGCCTCGCTGGTACGCGTCAACGGGTTCCTCATCGCCGATATCACCCACGGGCCACTGTTCGCCGTGGCGGTCGCCTACAGCTATCTGGTCGTCGTCGGGAGCCTGGGGCTGCTCGGCCTGACGACGCTTCGGACCCGCCAGTTATACCAGAAACAGACGGCGCTCATCACCGTCGCCGCGTTCGTCCCGCTGGTGGGCGGGGCCGTCGCGTACGTGCTGGACATCACGGTCATCGACTACACGCCAGTCGGGCTGGCGGCCTTCGGCGTCGGCGTCGCAGTCGCGCTCTCGCGGTACCGGCTGCTCGACGTCCACCCGGTCCCGCGCAATCGCATCATCGACCAGATAGAGACCGGCGTGGTGGTGACCGACGCCAGCGACCGTATCGTCGATATCAATCCGGCAGCCACCGACGTGCTCAGTTGCAGTGACCCGCTCGGCCGGGAGCTCCGAGATATCGGCGGCATCGCGGCGGAGATGGCGTCGATGACCGCCGAGACGACCGCGGAGGTAAGCGGTGACGAGGACGGAACGTACTTCGAGTGTACGAAATCGACGCTGGCCGCCGAGGGCGGCTTCGAGGACACGCACCTCTACATCCTGACGGACGTGACCGAACGGCGCCAGCGCCAGCAGACGCTCGAAGCGAAGAACGACCGGCTCGACAGCTTCGCAGAGGTGCTCTCACACGACCTCCGGAACCCGCTGTCGGTCGCGCACGGCATCGCAGACGTGGCCCGTGCAGAACCGGCACCCGAGCATTTCGACCGTCTCGACCAGGCCCACGACCGCATGGCCGAGATTATCGACGACATGCTGACGCTGGCCCGCAGCGGTGACCCGGTCGACGACCCCACTGTCGTCGACCTCGAGACTGTCGCCACGGACGCCTGGGAGAACGTGGCAACCGAGGACGCCGAACTGACCGTCGAGGGAACGCGGACACTCGAGGCCGACACACAGCGGCTCAAACAGCTCTTCGAGAACCTCTTTCGGAACAGCGTCGAGCATGGTCGTTCGAGAGACGGCAAAGCCGTCTCTCGTGATGACGAAAATTCCCAAGGGGAATTTTCGAACCACTCGACGAGCCCCGACTCGCAGGCTCGGCAGGACAGCGTGGAACACGGTGCCACGGCGAAAGAGCCGCCGGTCCGCATTCGCGTCGCCCCGACGGAATCGGGCTTTTTCGTCGCCGACGACGGCCCCGGTATCCCGGTCGACCAGCGCGATGCGGTGTTCCGGTCGGGCGTCTCCTCGGCGCCGGGCGGCACCGGCGTCGGGCTGGCTATCGTCAAGACTGTCGTCGACGGCCACGACTGGGCAATCGACGTGAGCGACAGCGAACACGGCGGGGCCCGGTTCGACGTCGAGACCGTGGTGAGGGAGATGTAGCGGCGAACGGACAGAGTGAGCGACCGGGTTTCCGAGCGGGCGAGACCTTATTTGTACGGCAGAGGCGCCAGAAAGCATATTACATGACATCGAAAAGACGTTTCCATGCCCTCCAGGCGACAGTTCGTCGGTGTCATCGGGACAGCGATGGCGCTATCCGGCTGTAGCGCGCTCGAATCGGCGACCTCGACCGAGACCGAACAGTCCGTCTCGACGGCCATCACAGCACGGCTCCTCGGTCCGGAGACCGACCAGCAGCTGTTCGATGGCAGCGAGGTTGCACGGGTCGGCGAGGTGAACGAAGATAGCGGGACTGTCCAGCTCCCGATCACTCTGACTGACGCCGGGCAGACGTCGCTCACCGAACAGTTCCGCTCGGCGAACGTCTCGGAGAATTCCGGCGAGTTCGAGATGCAGCTACTGGACGACGGCGAGGAGTTCCATCGGTTCGGTATCGGTTCCGACCTGGCCACGGCTATCGAGGATGAGGAGTGGAACGGCAAGTTCGTCATCGGAGTCGAGGACCGCGACGCTGCCGAAGCGATGCGGTCGAGGCTGCTAGGCGAGGGCACTGAGACGCCAGAACAGTAGCCCCGGGGACGGCGGCGTCGGGGCACGGCAGACCGGGCGGTCCGCGAGACGGCCCGTTCGCTCGCCATCGGATAGCCGTCTGTGGATTGGTTGCAGAAACGACCCGGTCACTCGCGGGGTGGCGACGGGCATCGTCGGGGATCACTGCAGATACGAGGGGTCCTCGTCGTCGCAGTTCTCCTCGTGTTGTTTCGCGTCCGTCTGGTCGTCGAACATGAGCCCGCAGGTCTCACACTTGTACCAAGTCATCTCGTCGCGCTCGGTAGTGACCACCATGTGAGACACTCTATCGCCGGGAGGTAAATTGTTTTCCCGCGACAGTTCGCGGGAGCGGTGCATGGCAGCCAGGGGTATCACTACCGACCCCTGGCGGTGCAAACTCAACAGTTATCTGAGATGTCAACGGGAACCCTCAAGGGTGCCGGAGAGCTAGCCGATGGTATGAGCGGGAACGGCGGCGAGAGCGTCGAACTCACGGTCGAGGGCGCCCACAAGCGCGACGCCGGCCGGGGTATCGCACGCCTCCCCGAGTCCGTACGCAGCGAACTGGGCGTGTTGAGCGGGTCGCCCGTCATCATCGAGGGCGAGGGGATGACCGTGGTGAAAGTGTGGCCGGGTGATGACGAGGGTGCCACGGTCCGCATCGACTCGGACACGCGGGCCAACGCCGGCGTCAACATCGGAGATACCGTCCGTGTCCGGGTGGGGTCGGTGACGGAGGCGACGGATATCAGCATCCAGCCCCTGGAGCCACTGCCCGGTACCGACGAGTACGCCCACATGGTCCGGACGCGGCTGGTCGACCAGATGGTCCAGGCCGGCGAACGGACCCACATAGACGGGCTCGGGACCTGTATCGTCCGGTCGACCGAGCCCGACGGCGCGGTGCGTGTCACGGCCCAGACGGACGTGACGGTGTTGCCGACCATCGACCAGGCATCGGACAGCGAGGACGCTGAGCGCGCCGAACAGCCCACGTCGGCCACGGCGGCAAACGCCGGGCGGGCCGAGACGGCGACCGGCGTCAGCTACGAGGATATCGGCGGGCTCGACGAGGAACTGGACCGCATCCGCGAGATGATAGAGATGCCGCTGGCCGAACCCGAGCGGTTCCGCGAGCTGGGTATCGACCCGCCCAGCGGCGTCCTGATGCACGGGCCGCCCGGCACCGGCAAGACGCTCATCGCGAAGGCCGTCGCCAACGAGGTCGACGCCTACTTCGACACTATCTCCGGCCCCGAAATCGTCTCGAAGTACAAGGGCGAGAGCGAGGAGCGACTGCGTGAGGCCTTCGAGCGCGCCGAGGACGAGGCCCCCGCCATCCTCTTTATCGACGAGATAGACTCCATCGCCGGCTCCAGGGACGAGGACGCCGACATGGAGAACCGCGTCGTCGCCCAGCTGCTGACCCTGATGGACGGGCTGGAAGAGCGCGGTCGCGTGGTCGTCATCGGGGCGACCAATCGCGTCGACGCCGTCGACGAGGCGCTTCGCCGGGGCGGCCGGTTCGACCGAGAAGTCGAGATCGGCGTGCCCGACGAGAGCGGCCGTCGCGAGATTCTGGACGTCCATACCCGCGAGATGCCCCTGGCCGACGACGTCGACCTGGACCGCATCGCGGCCCAGACACACGGCTTCGTCGGCGCGGACCTGGCCTCCCTGACGACGGAGGCGGCGATGTCCTCGCTCCGGGCCGAGGGCGACCGGGCGAAAAGTGACACCGACGACAGCGACGGGGGAGACAGCGAGGGGCCGGCGGTGACACAGTCGGACTTCGACGCGGCAATGGCTCTCGTCGACCCGAGCGCCATGCGGGAGTACGTCGCCGAATCGCCCGCGGTCTCCTTCGACGACGTTGGCGGGCTCGCGGAGGTCAAACAGACGCTGACCGAGGCCATCGAGTGGCCACTGTCCTACAGCGAGCTGTTCGCCGCGACGAACACCGACCCGCCAAGCGGCATCCTGCTGTACGGTCCGCCGGGGACCGGGAAGACGCTGCTCGCCCGGGCCGTCGCCGGCGAGAGCGACGTGAACTTCATCCACGTCGCCGGCCCGGAGATAATGGACCGCTACGTCGGTGAAAGCGAGGAAGCGGTCAGGGAACTGTTCGAGCGGGCCCGCCAGACGGCCCCCAGCATCATCTTCCTGGACGAGATCGACGCCATCGCAAGCCACCGCGGGCAGGGCAACGAAGTGACCGAACGGGTCGTCTCACAGTTGCTGGCCGAGCTGGACGGCATCACCGAGAACCCCAACCTCGTGGTGCTGGCGGCGACCAATCGGCGGGACATGATAGACGACGCCCTGCTGCGGCCGGGCCGGCTCGAACAGCACGTCGAGGTGCCAAATCCCGACGCCGCGGCTCGCGAGGAGATTCTCGCAGTTCACACCCGCGGCAAACCGCTGGGCGAGGACGTCTCGGTGGCGGAGCTGGCGGCGGAACTGTCCGGCCACTCGGGGGCCGAGCTGGAGGCCGTGGTCCGGGAGGCGTCGATGCTCGCCATCCGTGAAATGGCCGACGAGCTGGGGCCCGCGGAAGCCACCGAACGGGCCGAGGAGGTCCGCATCACCGGCGACCACTTCCGCCGGGCGATAGCGCGGGCTGCCGACCGCTGATACGGCCGGCTGTCCGTTCGAAAAAGAGCGTCGCCACCCGGGAGTGTCGACCGGCGTCAGTTCGGTACAGCCGGCAGTAGGCGTCCCCCGAGCGGTAGCTGGCTCGTGAGAGTGCTGGAACGGGATTCGACGCGGTGGCCGAGGCGTCGCTGTCGAGGAGCGGTGAAAGGCTGTCCGGACAGCCTTTGGCGGACGAGCGACGCCGTGTGGCCGAGCAGCGAGACGGGCTAAGTAACCGGCGTTGACGTGAAAAGCGCCTTGCCGGCGATAGAGAGTTAGCGCCCATGGATAAAAAAGGCGCGGTCAGCGCCGGTCCGAAAGTGCCGGGAACTCCTCGCGGGTCGCTGTTACTTTTTCGGGGCTGATATCGGCGGTGACGAGCGCCGGGTCGTCGTCCGAGCTCGCCAGCGTCGTCCCCCAGGGGTCGTAGACGGTCGACCGGCCGAGCAACGTCGCCTCCTCGAAGCTGCCGACGCCGTTGGCCGCGGCGACGTACAGCTGGTTCTCGACGGCCCGCGCCCGGGGAAGCAGCTCCCAGTGTTCGACGCGCGGATAGGGCCACGCGCTGGGGACCAGCACCAGGGTCGCACCCGCCTCGACGAGTCGGCGATACAGCTCCGGGAACCGGAGGTCGTAACACGTCGTCACGCCGATGGTAAAGCCCTCGAAATCGACGGTCGGCAGCGATTCGCCGGGGACGAGCAGCTCCGATTCGGCCGAGTCGTATCCAAAGAGGTGGCGCTTGCGATAGACCGCCCGCTGCGTTCCGTCTCGGTCGAGAAACACCGACGTGTTGGCCAGCCCGTCGTCGGCCGGTACGTCGAAGCCAGCAGCCCCACTCAGTTCGAGGTCCTCGACGAGACTGCCGGCGAGTATCGCGATATCGTGCTCGGCCGCCAGCCCCCGAAGTCCGGTGAGCGTCTCGCCGTCGAGCCCCTCGGCGTTGCGCTGGTAGGCCTCGAACGCGAAGTAGCCGACGGTGAAAAGCTCCGGGAGGACGACGAGGTCACAGCCCGCGTCGGCGGCTCGCTCGACGGCCTCAGTCGCGCGTCGGCGGTTACCGGAAATATCGGCCGACTCGATACGCAACTGAGCGAGTCCGAGCTTCATAGAACCGATTACGTGTCTATCCCGATAAAAATAAGCGGTTGCGCCGGGCCGGCGTTGGTATGTCGACACCGAACCGACGACAGTATCTTCGCCTCGCCGGTGGGACAGTGACGACGGCTCTCGCCGGTTGCACCGGAGACTCCCTCGGTAACGGTGATGCCACGGACAGTGAGAGCGGGACTGCGAACCCGACCAGCACCGAAGCGCAGTTACCCAAGGTGGAGGCGTCGTCTGAACTGGACACCACCCTCACCCTCGCTATCGGGGGCCGCGCCGACGACTTCGACTCGCTCGTCGTGGACATCGACCGCATCGAGTACATCGGCCAGAACGGTACCGACGACGTGACGGTCTCTATCGGGGACACCGGAGTCGACCTGACGACCCTGTCGGACAGCAAGACCTACCTCGACACCGAGCCGTTCCCAAGTGGGACGTACGCGAGTGTCGACATGTACGTCTCCGTGCAGGACAACAGCCTTTCGGACGGCGGCACCGTCACCTTCGACTACGAACCACCGGCCTCGGACGAAAATACGATAGAGATATCCGACGACAGGTTCCAGAATCTGCTCTACACGATAACGGCGTACAAACCGCTCGGGGAGAACACGTACAGGTTTGGGATGAGTTATACGATGGGGTCCGGAGCCCCCTGAGCAGTCGCAGTGCGAAGTCACGCGAACCACGTGTGGCCGGTCGAGAAGCGGCCTGGGGTCAGCCCTCCGTTTCGAGGTACTCCCTGAGTGCCGCTTCGAGGTTCTGGAGCTCCTCGTCGAGATTCTTCTTGAAAAAACGCTCGACGCCGGGGAGTTTGCCGTCGACGATGAATCGATTTGTCACCTGCGTCCCGCCGTCGTCGGTGGGCTCTAGTTCCTGCTCACCCTGGACCCGCAACACCTTCGACCGGCCGATAAACCGGACGTACTCGGGTTCACGCCGCTCGACGTCCTCCGTCTCGATGGCGATAGTCCGGTCGATGACGGGAATCGGGAGCGACACGTGCCACGTCGCGCGGTCCGCGTCGTGTATCTCCCAGTCTTTCACGACGCTGATGGGCCGGGCACGCTGGTCGGGGTCGCCGATGAACTCCCAGACGCGTTCGGGGCTGGCCGCCACTGTCATCGTTCGTTCGACCCGGACAGTCATACCGTTAGTCGGGCGTGCACCCCGATGAATCCACCGACTGGCCCCCCGGTGACCGACTAGCTCGTGGTGACGCGCCAGGTGGTTGAGCGGGCCCGTCCCCACTTCTCGATATCTACTTCGTCGGCTTCTTCGGCAAGGCGCGGCAGTCGGGCACCGACCTGTTTCGACGAGAGCCCGAGCTGAGAGGCGATGTTCTTCGCGCGGAAGTAGCTCTCCCCACGCGAGACACTCTCACGGAGGTACTCCAGAATGCGGCGGTCCTCCTCGCTGAAATCCACCATACCCGAATTACGTGCCGAGCGTTCTTAATGGTTGCTTTTACCACATCACTCGGCGTAGACGTGGATGGCCACGAGCGCCAGTGAGGCGGCCACTATCGCGACCCCGAAGGCGAGTCCGCTGTTGGTCAACAGCCCCGCGGTGTCGAGTCCCTGTGCGTCGCGGATGGCGTAGTTGTAGCTGCTCACGGCAGTCACGCCCGCACCGAGCAGGGCCACGATGCCAAACAGCGCGCCGAGCCCGACGCCCATGTCGGTTGCCGACTCAGTTGTCATGGCGGGGAGTTCCGCCCTGGCGCACTTAGTTCATTCGGGGCGGGCCACAGGGCATATACCATCCTGGCAGAGAGGAAGGTGCAATGAGCAAGCTGGCCGGTGCGGTTCGTGGACTGGGACGAGTACGACAGGTCGGCATCGCGGCGGCCGTCTTCCTGGCGGTCGTCGTCGGTGGGTTCGGGCTCGGCGTCATCGGGACACCCGGCGTCGAAACCGTGGACAATCGCTTCACGTCGGTCTCGGAGAACACGACGACCGTCGAGACCGCGATTACAGTGTCGAACCCGAACCCCATCGGCGTCTCGCTCGGTGGGACCAGCATCGACTACACCGTCTCGATGAACGACGTCGCCATGGCCAGCGGCGAGAAACAGGGTATCAGTCTGGGACGCGGGAACACGACCCTCCAGTTCAACACCACGATGCGGAACAGCCGGATTCCGCCCTGGTGGGTCAGCCACATCTCGAACGGCGAGCGGACGCAGGTCACTATCGACGCGAACGTCACTGACGCCCTGGTGGGAGACCGGTCGGTCAGCCTCACACAGAACCGGACCATAGAGACCGACATCCTCGGGCAGTTCAACTCCACCGAGACCCGTCCAGTCAACGCCAGCAAACCGTTCGTCTCCGACCCGGTTCTGTACATCAACGAGACACGCGGGTCGTGGGACCGGGACGCCGTCACGCAGTCGGCGACGCCCATGGATATCGAGTTCGACGTCTACAACCCCAAGCCGGTGCCGTACGCAGTCACCAAAATCGGCTACCGGACGTATATGAACGACGTCCAGGTTGGCTCGGGTGAGACCGACAGCGGGACGATTATTACGCCGGGCGAACGCGAGACCATCGGTGTCCGCAACGTCATCCGGAACCAGCGGCTCGACCAGTGGTGGGTGTCCCACCTCCAGCGCAACCAGAACACGACGCTGTACATCGACTTCTACCTCGTCGTCGAGGGGGGCGGCGAACAGTTCCGCATCGACCTCGACGCCATCGACTACGAGAAACCGATAGAGACAGACATCTTCGGTAACAAAGACCAGTATCCGACCGGTGGGGGGAGCGAATCGAGCGGCAACCAGACGGCGGACGGTGAGAGCGGCACCGACGGTTCCGGAACGGACGGCGACGCCTCGGACGGCACGGCAACGCAGACTGACGGTGAGAGGGCAACACCGACCGACGACGGCGGGCTCGTCGGCGACACGCTCTGACTACTGTATCGTCGTGTGTTCGGACTCCTCGTCGAGCGCGAGGTTCGTCGCGATTTCTGCGTTCCGAACGGCGTATTCCGCGGTCTGTTGTAGACTCACCAGCACCTCGCGGACCTGAAGCAGCGCCTCGTTGTCCATCTCCGGGAGGTCGTCGAGTATGTCCTGTTCCTTGTCGTCGATGCCGGCGTAGCTCTTGCGGACCTGGATGGCGGTGTCGTAATCGCGCTCGACGGCCGCCTGTACGGCGAGTTCGGTTATCTCGTTGACCGCCTCGGTGAAATCGCGGATGCGTCGCATGGTCGAGCTGTCGACGTCCAGCGAGTGGTCGTTGGTCTCCAGCGCGATTTCGGCGATATCCTCGGCGTTGTCGGCCGTGAGTTCGAGGTTCTTCGCGATAGAGCGGTAGCCGATGAGCGGGAACCCGTCGTCCAGGCCCACCGCCCGCGCGAGGTTCGGGTTCTGGTACGAGGTGAAGATGAGGCGAAGCAGCAGGACGAATATCTTGTTGGCCTGTCGCTCGCGGTTCAGGGCTCGCTGGGCGAGGTCGGGGTTGCCGTGGGCCAGCGCTTTGACGGCCTCGTTGCGCATCGTCGAGCCGGTCGATTCGAGCCGTTCGAGCAGGTTATCGAGCGTG is a window encoding:
- a CDS encoding AbrB/MazE/SpoVT family DNA-binding domain-containing protein, whose translation is MTQGKERKIGQRGQVTLPKELREKLGIHGGDEVLVHEEDGKIIIERPLSREELAEGYRRRAAESEAIAEEMDSVSREADEYLGDIPEW
- a CDS encoding type II toxin-antitoxin system PemK/MazF family toxin → MDVRRGDIVIVSLDPTEGSEQRGTRPCLVVQNDIGNENAPTTIIVPLTTSRGDDLYPFEVYISAAQSPLREDSVALCSQIRTVSVDHRIKTDIGSVPESRMDEVDEALEYSLGLKEV
- a CDS encoding chorismate mutase translates to MSSNPEEMSLDELREEIRTIDREIVEKIAQRTYVADTIAEVKQEQGLPTTDESQEQAVMDRAGENAERFDVDANLVKATFRLLIELNKVEQRESR
- a CDS encoding shikimate kinase, producing the protein MEGQARAPAAGTVLNALATGRGSAFAIDEYTTATVELSTEREDVTGEVAGAPDADTRLVERCVEYVIDAHGGAVGMPAVSGGTVRTESEVPMASGLKSSSAAANATVMATLSALEATDRMTREDMARLGVMAARDVGVTITGAFDDASASMLGGVTVTDNESDDLLAREEVDWDVLVWTPPEQSFSADADVDRCRQIAPMARLVEDLALDGDYQRAMTVNGLAFCAALGFDTEPIVEGISQVEGVSLSGTGPSFTAVGDRQALEQVREYWDERPGRTLLTTTQTEGTQTQ
- a CDS encoding DUF5796 family protein, giving the protein MTNRSDIPPETVSVELTEDGIAVEYLDGRTAFYHGVPTKAEESVTTAPGKDTHVLITDKTETSGVMVYVNDLRTHDDIIEKSGVGRVILEDGEEDELFPGVTVTDHQMRVEVTVDYDVTDGRVFVFEEDEMGERSFEIVPAE
- a CDS encoding histidine kinase N-terminal 7TM domain-containing protein, giving the protein MGVQFPFVSGLMFGATALILAAAAVAYRHDSVPGTRMFVVFMCCAALWAVTYGTQLLFTGLDVQLFWTNLQYPAGLFTCITFGIFVLHYTGREHRLTRTRLAVASVLPAVTSVAVWVPGYQWLVWREASLVRVNGFLIADITHGPLFAVAVAYSYLVVVGSLGLLGLTTLRTRQLYQKQTALITVAAFVPLVGGAVAYVLDITVIDYTPVGLAAFGVGVAVALSRYRLLDVHPVPRNRIIDQIETGVVVTDASDRIVDINPAATDVLSCSDPLGRELRDIGGIAAEMASMTAETTAEVSGDEDGTYFECTKSTLAAEGGFEDTHLYILTDVTERRQRQQTLEAKNDRLDSFAEVLSHDLRNPLSVAHGIADVARAEPAPEHFDRLDQAHDRMAEIIDDMLTLARSGDPVDDPTVVDLETVATDAWENVATEDAELTVEGTRTLEADTQRLKQLFENLFRNSVEHGRSRDGKAVSRDDENSQGEFSNHSTSPDSQARQDSVEHGATAKEPPVRIRVAPTESGFFVADDGPGIPVDQRDAVFRSGVSSAPGGTGVGLAIVKTVVDGHDWAIDVSDSEHGGARFDVETVVREM
- a CDS encoding DUF7128 family protein, producing the protein MVVTTERDEMTWYKCETCGLMFDDQTDAKQHEENCDDEDPSYLQ
- a CDS encoding CDC48 family AAA ATPase; this translates as MSGNGGESVELTVEGAHKRDAGRGIARLPESVRSELGVLSGSPVIIEGEGMTVVKVWPGDDEGATVRIDSDTRANAGVNIGDTVRVRVGSVTEATDISIQPLEPLPGTDEYAHMVRTRLVDQMVQAGERTHIDGLGTCIVRSTEPDGAVRVTAQTDVTVLPTIDQASDSEDAERAEQPTSATAANAGRAETATGVSYEDIGGLDEELDRIREMIEMPLAEPERFRELGIDPPSGVLMHGPPGTGKTLIAKAVANEVDAYFDTISGPEIVSKYKGESEERLREAFERAEDEAPAILFIDEIDSIAGSRDEDADMENRVVAQLLTLMDGLEERGRVVVIGATNRVDAVDEALRRGGRFDREVEIGVPDESGRREILDVHTREMPLADDVDLDRIAAQTHGFVGADLASLTTEAAMSSLRAEGDRAKSDTDDSDGGDSEGPAVTQSDFDAAMALVDPSAMREYVAESPAVSFDDVGGLAEVKQTLTEAIEWPLSYSELFAATNTDPPSGILLYGPPGTGKTLLARAVAGESDVNFIHVAGPEIMDRYVGESEEAVRELFERARQTAPSIIFLDEIDAIASHRGQGNEVTERVVSQLLAELDGITENPNLVVLAATNRRDMIDDALLRPGRLEQHVEVPNPDAAAREEILAVHTRGKPLGEDVSVAELAAELSGHSGAELEAVVREASMLAIREMADELGPAEATERAEEVRITGDHFRRAIARAADR
- a CDS encoding carbon-nitrogen family hydrolase produces the protein MKLGLAQLRIESADISGNRRRATEAVERAADAGCDLVVLPELFTVGYFAFEAYQRNAEGLDGETLTGLRGLAAEHDIAILAGSLVEDLELSGAAGFDVPADDGLANTSVFLDRDGTQRAVYRKRHLFGYDSAESELLVPGESLPTVDFEGFTIGVTTCYDLRFPELYRRLVEAGATLVLVPSAWPYPRVEHWELLPRARAVENQLYVAAANGVGSFEEATLLGRSTVYDPWGTTLASSDDDPALVTADISPEKVTATREEFPALSDRR
- a CDS encoding DUF4382 domain-containing protein, producing the protein MSTPNRRQYLRLAGGTVTTALAGCTGDSLGNGDATDSESGTANPTSTEAQLPKVEASSELDTTLTLAIGGRADDFDSLVVDIDRIEYIGQNGTDDVTVSIGDTGVDLTTLSDSKTYLDTEPFPSGTYASVDMYVSVQDNSLSDGGTVTFDYEPPASDENTIEISDDRFQNLLYTITAYKPLGENTYRFGMSYTMGSGAP
- a CDS encoding SRPBCC family protein: MTVRVERTMTVAASPERVWEFIGDPDQRARPISVVKDWEIHDADRATWHVSLPIPVIDRTIAIETEDVERREPEYVRFIGRSKVLRVQGEQELEPTDDGGTQVTNRFIVDGKLPGVERFFKKNLDEELQNLEAALREYLETEG
- a CDS encoding DUF7123 family protein, translated to MVDFSEEDRRILEYLRESVSRGESYFRAKNIASQLGLSSKQVGARLPRLAEEADEVDIEKWGRARSTTWRVTTS